A genomic window from Phyllopteryx taeniolatus isolate TA_2022b chromosome 2, UOR_Ptae_1.2, whole genome shotgun sequence includes:
- the gtf2a2 gene encoding transcription initiation factor IIA subunit 2, translating to MAYQLYRNTTLGNSLQESLDELIQTQQITPQLALQVLLQFDKAINTALANRVRNRVNFKGPLNTYRFCDNVWTFVLNDVEFREVTDLVKVDKVKIVACDGKNSGSNAAE from the exons ATGGCGTACCAGTTGTACAGGAACACGACGTTGGGGAACAGCCTGCAGGAGAGCCTGGACGAGCTCATTCAA ACGCAGCAGATCACGCCTCAGTTGGCTCTGCAGGttcttcttcagtttgacaaaGCCATCAACACGGCGCTTGCCAACCGCGTTCGCAACCGCGTCAACTTCAAG ggTCCGCTGAACACTTATCGCTTTTGTGATAACGTGTGGACGTTTGTGTTGAACGACGTGGAGTTCCGAGAGGTCACAGACCTTGTCAAGGTCGACAAGGTCAAGATTGTGGCGTGTGATGGAAAGA attCTGGCTCCAATGCTGCCGAGTGA